The sequence below is a genomic window from Harmonia axyridis chromosome 1, icHarAxyr1.1, whole genome shotgun sequence.
TTCCTCCAGTTTGGTGTCCTTTGGAAAAATCGACATGATTCTTCTTAGATATAATGCAAAAATCGATTATAAACATTTGAAAAAGGATAACGTGAGTCTCATGATTTTGATGTTCAGTTCGATTCTGATGAGGAGCATAATAATGATTATTCTTGTGGAGTTAGACCTCTTGCAATCGTTAACAGTATTTGGAGTTATATCTGTAAAAGCTTTGACGAAATACCAATTTATTTCTTATGTTAAACAACTTGCAATAAGGTTCGAGAAGGTGAACGATACAATGATAGAAATCTTCAAGAAAGCAACCAAGGATAAAATAATCTTCAATCATCTGATACATGAGGATCTTATTTCGGAAGGAATTTCGATTATGTGTCGACAACACCATCAACTATGCCAAAGGATGAGGATTCTGAATGATGCTTTTGGATTTCAACAATTGACTTCGATTGCTGTTTCAGTTTGTAACATTCTGTTTCAGACATATTATTTGTATGTTATTCTcgcagaaaataatataactCCACTTGCCATCATAACTCCGCTCATTTGGACTTTGGATGAAATGATGGAGATACAACTGTTGGTTACTTCTTGTGTAGAAGTCTGTGATAATGTGAGTTCTAGAAAACAGAACATGCTGAGATAAAGTATTCCTCAGTTTGATTCATTACTttgcaataatgaagtaatGATATCCTCCTTAGAACAAGTGTTAGGTATCTATAGTAGTGTTGCTTAAATTTCATTACTACaattcaccaatatttttttctttgtgttTCAGGCAAATTCAACAGCTGCTATTTTACATGATATGAggaacaataatttcaatatttcacttgAAGAAAATGTGAGTAGTATTGTTAAGGAATGAAATCTCAAATATGTTACATTTCTTTTACAGGTACAAACATATTCCTTACAAATGCTCCATCAAAAGATAGAGTTTTCTGCTATGGGATACTTTGTTATTGATTATACCCTCAGCTATTCAGTAAGCATAAACTTAAATTTCATATCATTCTAAAAAACCAGTCATCT
It includes:
- the LOC123686150 gene encoding putative gustatory receptor 28b, translated to MIEIFKKATKDKIIFNHLIHEDLISEGISIMCRQHHQLCQRMRILNDAFGFQQLTSIAVSVCNILFQTYYLYVILAENNITPLAIITPLIWTLDEMMEIQLLVTSCVEVCDNANSTAAILHDMRNNNFNISLEENVQTYSLQMLHQKIEFSAMGYFVIDYTLSYSIVGAVTTYLVIFIQFDQGSRKSVMVDTTTSSDDTFSLIANTTSSYAMNFH